The following are encoded together in the Echeneis naucrates chromosome 9, fEcheNa1.1, whole genome shotgun sequence genome:
- the pebp1 gene encoding phosphatidylethanolamine-binding protein 1: MPADLSQWSGSLALHEVEEKPAQPLTVKYDSVEIDELGKVLTPTQVQNRPTCIQWEGCDSGKLYTLALTDPDAPSRTNPKFREWHHFLVVNMKGNDVSSGCVMSDYVGSGPPQGTGLHRYVWLVYEQPGSLSCTETVLTNRSGDGRGKFKLQSFRQKYKLGAPVAGTCYQAEWDDYVPKLYEQLAGK; the protein is encoded by the exons ATGCCCGCAGATCTGAGCCAGTGGAGCGGCTCTCTGGCCCTGCATGAGGTCGAGGAAAAGCCAGCACAGCCTCTGACCGTCAAATACGACTCTGTGGAAATCGACGAGCTCGGAAAAGTTCTCACTCCGACGCAG GTGCAGAATCGGCCCACCTGCATCCAGTGGGAAGGATGTGACTCCGGTAAACTGTACACTCTGGCCCTGACCGACCCCGACGCCCCCAGCAGGACAAATCCCAAATTCAG GGAGTGGCACCACTTCTTGGTGGTCAACATGAAAGGGAACGATGTGTCATCCGGCTGTGTCATGTCGGACTACGTGGGCTCAGGCCCTCCTCAGGGCACAG GTCTCCACAGGTATGTGTGGCTGGTATACGAGCAGCCGGGCAGCCTGTCCTGCACTGAGACCGTCCTCACCAACCGCTCCGGAGACGGCCGCGGTAAGTTCAAGCTCCAGAGCTTCAGGCAGAAATACAAACTGGGAGCTCCGGTGGCGGGAACCTGCTACCAGGCCGAGTGGGACGACTACGTCCCCAAACTGTACGAGCAGCTGGCTGGAAAATAA
- the taok3a gene encoding serine/threonine-protein kinase TAO3 isoform X1, whose amino-acid sequence MPSSTRKGVPKDPELADLFFKDDPEDVFCDLHEIGHGSFGAVYFARNSYSNEVVAIKKMSYNGKQTTEKWQDIIKEVKFLGQLRHPNTIEYKGCYLKDNTAWLVMEYCLGSASDLLEVHKKPLQEVEIAAITHGALLGLAYLHSHNMIHRDVKAGNILLTELGQVKLADFGSASIASPANSFVGTPYWMAPEVILAMDEGQYEGKVDIWSLGITCIELAERKPPLFNMNAMSALYHIAQNDSPTLQSNEWSDPFRSFVDYCLLKIPQDRPSSGELLRHDFVRRERSPRILIDLIQRTKDAVRELDNLQYRKMKKILYQEKHNGPMGESQEEEEDSEAASCKMNSLGSNHSIPSTSVSTGSQSSSVNSMQEVLDDSCSDMTMMHPQDYSSTLDSSSHTKKVKVIGTGSVEHQYNWDDGIHRDHRPELRSASSDRSSQAQNYKNQGRFATIKSASLVTKQIHEHEQESELREQMSGYKRMRRQHQKQLIALENKLKAEMDEHRLKLQKEVETQANNAYIELEKLAKRHAVQTEKEMKTALADEKKFQQQIVAQQKKELTTFLDNQKKQYKLCKEKIKEEMNEDHSTPKKEKQERLSKHKENMQHSQAEEEAHLLAQQRVFYDRNCRAFKRKVMIKRHDLEQEQIREELNKKKTQKEMEHAMLIRHDESTQELEQRQLKTLQKLRMDLIRLQHQTELENQIEYNNRRERELHRKHVLELRQQPKNLKALELQIKKQFQDTCKVQTKQYKALRHHQMEVTPKAEHKTVLKALKDEQTRKLAILAEQYEQSINEMMASQALRLDEAQEAECQALRQQLQQEMELLNAYQSKIKMQTEAQHEREQQKLEQKVSLRRAHLEQKIKEELVSLQKERTDRIKHLRERQEREIDSFDMESMRLGFGNLGNLDFPKDDYR is encoded by the exons ATGCCGTCATCCACACGGAAAGGAGTGCCGAAGGACCCCGAGCTGGCCGACCTCTTCTTCAAAGATGACCCCGAGGACGTCTTCTGTGACCTGCACGAAATCGGACATGGCAGCTTTGGTGCCGTCTACTTT GCACGTAACTCTTACTCCAACGAGGTGGTGGCCATCAAAAAGATGTCCTATAATGGCAAGCAGACTACTGAA aaGTGGCAGGACATCATTAAGGAGGTCAAGTTTTTGGGACAGCTGCGACACCCAAACACGATCGAGTACAAAGGCTGCTACttgaaagacaacactgcctGG CTGGTGATGGAGTACTGCCTGGGCTCCGCATCAGATTTACTAGAGG TTCATAAGAAACCACTCCAAGAGGTGGAAATTGCTGCCATTACCCATGGTGCCTTGCTAGGACTGGCTTACCTACATTCCCATAATATGATTCACAG AGATGTGAAAGCTGGTAACATCCTGCTGACTGAACTTGGTCAGGTCAAACTGGCCGATTTTGGCTCCGCCTCCATTGCCTCACCTGCCAACTCCTTTGTGGGAACACCTTATTG gatGGCCCCAGAAGTGATTCTAGCTATGGACGAGGGTCAGTATGAAGGGAAAGTGGACATCTGGTCCCTGGGGATCACTTGTATTGAACTGG CGGAGCGTAAACCGCCCTTGTTCAACATGAACGCCATGAGTGCCTTATATCATATTGCCCAGAACGACTCTCCCACGCTGCAGTCCAACGAGTG GTCCGACCCTTTCCGGAGCTTTGTCGACTACTGCCTACTGAAAATTCCTCAGGACAGACCCTCGTCAGGGGAGCTGCTAAGA CATGATTTTGTTCGTCGGGAGCGGTCGCCACGCATTCTTATCGACCTCATCCAGAGGACCAAGGATGCAGTGCGTGAGCTGGACAACCTGCAGTACCGCAAGATGAAGAAGATCCTCTACCAAGAGAAACACAATGGGCCCATGGGAGAGagccaggaggaagaggag GATAGCGAGGCAGCCAGCTGTAAGATGAACAGCCTGGGCAGCAACCACTCCATCCCCAGCACCTCGGTCAGCACAGGCAGCCAGAGCAGCAGCGTGAACAGCATGCAGGAGGTGCTGGACGACAGCTGCTCTGACATGACCATGATGCACCCACAGGATTACAGCAGCACCCTGGACTCCTCCTCGCACACCAAGAAGGTAAAGGTCATTGGAACAGGTAGTGTG GAGCATCAGTACAACTGGGATGATGGGATCCACAGGGACCACCGGCCAGAGCTGAGATCGGCCTCTTCTGACAGGAGCAGTCAGGCCCAAAACTACAAGAACCAGGGTCGATTCGCCACCATTAAGTCAGCTTCTTTG gTGACCAAGCAGATCCATGAGCATGAGCAGGAAAGCGAACTGCGGGAGCAGATGTCGGGCTACAAGCGCATGCGGCGGCAGCATCAGAAGCAGCTGATTGCCCTGGAGAACAAGCTGAAGGCCGAGATGGACGAGCACCGGCTCAAGCTGCAGAAAGAAGTGGAGACGCAGGCCAACAACGCCTACATCGAACTGGAGAAGCTGGCAAAACGCCACGCCGTGCAAACCGAGAAGGAG ATGAAGACAGCGTTGGCGGATGAGAAGAAGTTCCAGCAGCAGATCGTGGCCCAGCAGAAGAAGGAGCTGACCACTTTTCTGGATAATCAAAAGAAGCAGTACAAACTCTGCAAGGAGAAGATAAAGGAG GAGATGAACGAGGACCACAGCACACCTAAGAAGGAGAAACAGGAGCGTTTATCcaagcacaaggagaacatgcagcATTCCCAGGCCGAGGAGGAGGCCCATCTCCTGGCCCAGCAGAGGGTGTTCTATGACAGGAACTGCCGCGCCTTCAAACGCAAAGTCATGATTAAGAGACATGATTTGGAGCAGGAACAGATCCGAGAG GAGCTGAACAAGAAGAAGACCCAGAAAGAGATGGAGCACGCCATGCTGATCCGCCACGACGAGTCCACGCAGGAGCTGGAGCAGCGGCAGCTGAAGACGCTGCAGAAGCTGCGGATGGACCTGATCCGCCTGCAGCACCAGACAGAGCTGGAGAACCAGATCGAGTACAACAACCGACGTGAGCGCGAACTCCATCGCAAACATGTGCTGGAACTCCGGCAGCAGCCCAAGAACCTCAAA GCTTTGGAACTGCAGATCAAGAAACAATTCCAGGACACATGTAAGGTGCAGACCAAGCAGTACAAGGCCCTGCGCCACCACCAGATGGAGGTTACGCCTAAGGCCGAGCACAAGACGGTGCTGAAGGCCCTGAAGGATGAGCAGACACGCAAGCTGGCCATCCTGGCTGAGCAATACGAGCAGAGCATCAACGAGATGATGGCTTCGCAGGCG CTGCGTCTGGACGAGGCCCAGGAAGCCGAGTGCCAGGCcctgaggcagcagctgcagcaggagatggAGCTGCTCAATGCCTACCAAAGCAAGATCAAGATGCAGACCGAGGCGCAGCACGAGCGTGAGCAGCAGAAGCTGGAGCAGAAGGTGTCGCTGCGCCGGGCTCACCTGGAACAAAAG ATTAAGGAGGAGCTGGTTTCCCTGCAGAAGGAGCGAACCGACCGAATCAAACACCTGCGGGAGCGCCAGGAGCGGGAGATCGACAGCTTCGACATGGAGAGCATGCGTCTCGGCTTCGGCAACCTGGGCAACCTGGACTTTCCTAAAGATGACTACAGATGA
- the taok3a gene encoding serine/threonine-protein kinase TAO3 isoform X2, with protein sequence MPSSTRKGVPKDPELADLFFKDDPEDVFCDLHEIGHGSFGAVYFARNSYSNEVVAIKKMSYNGKQTTEKWQDIIKEVKFLGQLRHPNTIEYKGCYLKDNTAWLVMEYCLGSASDLLEVHKKPLQEVEIAAITHGALLGLAYLHSHNMIHRDVKAGNILLTELGQVKLADFGSASIASPANSFVGTPYWMAPEVILAMDEGQYEGKVDIWSLGITCIELAERKPPLFNMNAMSALYHIAQNDSPTLQSNEWSDPFRSFVDYCLLKIPQDRPSSGELLRHDFVRRERSPRILIDLIQRTKDAVRELDNLQYRKMKKILYQEKHNGPMGESQEEEEDSEAASCKMNSLGSNHSIPSTSVSTGSQSSSVNSMQEVLDDSCSDMTMMHPQDYSSTLDSSSHTKKEHQYNWDDGIHRDHRPELRSASSDRSSQAQNYKNQGRFATIKSASLVTKQIHEHEQESELREQMSGYKRMRRQHQKQLIALENKLKAEMDEHRLKLQKEVETQANNAYIELEKLAKRHAVQTEKEMKTALADEKKFQQQIVAQQKKELTTFLDNQKKQYKLCKEKIKEEMNEDHSTPKKEKQERLSKHKENMQHSQAEEEAHLLAQQRVFYDRNCRAFKRKVMIKRHDLEQEQIREELNKKKTQKEMEHAMLIRHDESTQELEQRQLKTLQKLRMDLIRLQHQTELENQIEYNNRRERELHRKHVLELRQQPKNLKALELQIKKQFQDTCKVQTKQYKALRHHQMEVTPKAEHKTVLKALKDEQTRKLAILAEQYEQSINEMMASQALRLDEAQEAECQALRQQLQQEMELLNAYQSKIKMQTEAQHEREQQKLEQKVSLRRAHLEQKIKEELVSLQKERTDRIKHLRERQEREIDSFDMESMRLGFGNLGNLDFPKDDYR encoded by the exons ATGCCGTCATCCACACGGAAAGGAGTGCCGAAGGACCCCGAGCTGGCCGACCTCTTCTTCAAAGATGACCCCGAGGACGTCTTCTGTGACCTGCACGAAATCGGACATGGCAGCTTTGGTGCCGTCTACTTT GCACGTAACTCTTACTCCAACGAGGTGGTGGCCATCAAAAAGATGTCCTATAATGGCAAGCAGACTACTGAA aaGTGGCAGGACATCATTAAGGAGGTCAAGTTTTTGGGACAGCTGCGACACCCAAACACGATCGAGTACAAAGGCTGCTACttgaaagacaacactgcctGG CTGGTGATGGAGTACTGCCTGGGCTCCGCATCAGATTTACTAGAGG TTCATAAGAAACCACTCCAAGAGGTGGAAATTGCTGCCATTACCCATGGTGCCTTGCTAGGACTGGCTTACCTACATTCCCATAATATGATTCACAG AGATGTGAAAGCTGGTAACATCCTGCTGACTGAACTTGGTCAGGTCAAACTGGCCGATTTTGGCTCCGCCTCCATTGCCTCACCTGCCAACTCCTTTGTGGGAACACCTTATTG gatGGCCCCAGAAGTGATTCTAGCTATGGACGAGGGTCAGTATGAAGGGAAAGTGGACATCTGGTCCCTGGGGATCACTTGTATTGAACTGG CGGAGCGTAAACCGCCCTTGTTCAACATGAACGCCATGAGTGCCTTATATCATATTGCCCAGAACGACTCTCCCACGCTGCAGTCCAACGAGTG GTCCGACCCTTTCCGGAGCTTTGTCGACTACTGCCTACTGAAAATTCCTCAGGACAGACCCTCGTCAGGGGAGCTGCTAAGA CATGATTTTGTTCGTCGGGAGCGGTCGCCACGCATTCTTATCGACCTCATCCAGAGGACCAAGGATGCAGTGCGTGAGCTGGACAACCTGCAGTACCGCAAGATGAAGAAGATCCTCTACCAAGAGAAACACAATGGGCCCATGGGAGAGagccaggaggaagaggag GATAGCGAGGCAGCCAGCTGTAAGATGAACAGCCTGGGCAGCAACCACTCCATCCCCAGCACCTCGGTCAGCACAGGCAGCCAGAGCAGCAGCGTGAACAGCATGCAGGAGGTGCTGGACGACAGCTGCTCTGACATGACCATGATGCACCCACAGGATTACAGCAGCACCCTGGACTCCTCCTCGCACACCAAGAAG GAGCATCAGTACAACTGGGATGATGGGATCCACAGGGACCACCGGCCAGAGCTGAGATCGGCCTCTTCTGACAGGAGCAGTCAGGCCCAAAACTACAAGAACCAGGGTCGATTCGCCACCATTAAGTCAGCTTCTTTG gTGACCAAGCAGATCCATGAGCATGAGCAGGAAAGCGAACTGCGGGAGCAGATGTCGGGCTACAAGCGCATGCGGCGGCAGCATCAGAAGCAGCTGATTGCCCTGGAGAACAAGCTGAAGGCCGAGATGGACGAGCACCGGCTCAAGCTGCAGAAAGAAGTGGAGACGCAGGCCAACAACGCCTACATCGAACTGGAGAAGCTGGCAAAACGCCACGCCGTGCAAACCGAGAAGGAG ATGAAGACAGCGTTGGCGGATGAGAAGAAGTTCCAGCAGCAGATCGTGGCCCAGCAGAAGAAGGAGCTGACCACTTTTCTGGATAATCAAAAGAAGCAGTACAAACTCTGCAAGGAGAAGATAAAGGAG GAGATGAACGAGGACCACAGCACACCTAAGAAGGAGAAACAGGAGCGTTTATCcaagcacaaggagaacatgcagcATTCCCAGGCCGAGGAGGAGGCCCATCTCCTGGCCCAGCAGAGGGTGTTCTATGACAGGAACTGCCGCGCCTTCAAACGCAAAGTCATGATTAAGAGACATGATTTGGAGCAGGAACAGATCCGAGAG GAGCTGAACAAGAAGAAGACCCAGAAAGAGATGGAGCACGCCATGCTGATCCGCCACGACGAGTCCACGCAGGAGCTGGAGCAGCGGCAGCTGAAGACGCTGCAGAAGCTGCGGATGGACCTGATCCGCCTGCAGCACCAGACAGAGCTGGAGAACCAGATCGAGTACAACAACCGACGTGAGCGCGAACTCCATCGCAAACATGTGCTGGAACTCCGGCAGCAGCCCAAGAACCTCAAA GCTTTGGAACTGCAGATCAAGAAACAATTCCAGGACACATGTAAGGTGCAGACCAAGCAGTACAAGGCCCTGCGCCACCACCAGATGGAGGTTACGCCTAAGGCCGAGCACAAGACGGTGCTGAAGGCCCTGAAGGATGAGCAGACACGCAAGCTGGCCATCCTGGCTGAGCAATACGAGCAGAGCATCAACGAGATGATGGCTTCGCAGGCG CTGCGTCTGGACGAGGCCCAGGAAGCCGAGTGCCAGGCcctgaggcagcagctgcagcaggagatggAGCTGCTCAATGCCTACCAAAGCAAGATCAAGATGCAGACCGAGGCGCAGCACGAGCGTGAGCAGCAGAAGCTGGAGCAGAAGGTGTCGCTGCGCCGGGCTCACCTGGAACAAAAG ATTAAGGAGGAGCTGGTTTCCCTGCAGAAGGAGCGAACCGACCGAATCAAACACCTGCGGGAGCGCCAGGAGCGGGAGATCGACAGCTTCGACATGGAGAGCATGCGTCTCGGCTTCGGCAACCTGGGCAACCTGGACTTTCCTAAAGATGACTACAGATGA